The sequence below is a genomic window from Lolium perenne isolate Kyuss_39 chromosome 4, Kyuss_2.0, whole genome shotgun sequence.
ATGATTTTTCTGTGGCGCTGCCATTATAATTGTTTGATATCCTGATGCTTGTATTTTTATGACTATATCGGTTATGCTATTGCAATTTTTTGTAGGTAATACTCCCACCAGATGGCTATTTGAAATCTGTTAGAGACCTGTGTTCTCAGTACAACATTTTGATGATTGATGATGAGATCCAAACAGGCATAGCTCGAACAGGCAAAATGTTGGCATGTGACTGGGAAGACGTACGGCCTGATATGGTGGTAAGTATATTTCTGTTTATCTCCTTTTCTAACTATAGGACTACCTGGTGGGTGAGATTTTCATTTGCTCTTGGGTAGCAATTGATATTTGACAATGTATATTAATTCTCCAGATTCTTGGCAAGGCACTTGGTGCGGGAGTAGTTCCAGTAAGTGCAGTTCTCGCGGATAAGGATATTATGCTGTGTATCAAACCAGGAGAACATGGAAGGTGTGAACCATTATtaatctttttttgtttgtttttgtttttgttcatTGAAAGAGAAGTAAAATGTAAGCCGAGTCAATTTTGTCTTAATTGAGCATAAATGTCCACATACTATCATCTAGTTTGCCCCGCCATACTAGGAAATTATACTCCATGTGCAGCTGTTAGAAAATTATCTCCTTATGACTTCAATGCTTATGTTGTGTATGTCTTGTTCCTGAAATAGTTTTATACAGTTGTATTTGATCAATTGCAGTACATTTGGTGGAAACCCATTGGCAAGTGCTGTGGCAGTCGCATCACTgaaagtgatcaaagatgaaggtCTTGTTCAAAGGTACGCTAATTTGTTACACGAAACTCCAGTAACTTGCTAATTTCTTTTTCTTTCAAGATACAGTTCTATGATCTTTTCTTCTTCTGACCATTTACTGAACTGCAGAGCTGCGGAGTTAGGTCAGGAGTTCAGAAATCAGTTACAAAAGGTTCAACAGAAATTTCCGCATATTATCAGGGAAATACGTGGGAGAGGTTTGCTCAATGCAGTGGACCTAAGCAACAAAGCTCTATACCCTGCTTCTGCATATGATATTTGCATTAAGCTTAAGGAGAGAGGCATTCTTGCAAAGCCTACGCATGACACCATAATTCGATTGGCCCCTCCTCTTTCAATTAGGTATGACCCCTTCACCCATGTGTTGTCATGCTTTGGTATCTCATTATTCATAAGTCTACATGGTCTGACATTATATTATGTGACAATGTTCGCTTGCTAATCTCCAAAACCTATGGTTTTCAGTTGTGAGGAGCTCGCAGAAGCATCAAAAGCACTCAGCGATGTGTTCGAGCATGACTTGCCACAGATGCAGAAGCAGATCAAGAAACCAGAGTTAGAGGCAAAGAAACCAGTCTGTGATAGATGTGGCCGGGATTTGTAAGGGGACTGGGTATCGGAGCAGAGAATGAGGTATCCACAATTTCAGGGCAGCACCCCCGAGAATAACAAGCATGGAGTTCTCACTGTGCCTAACTCACTGTAGTATACCACTCCTTGTTTTGTTCTCTTTTACTGTGTCATTGTTACACTAGTTGGAAATAAATGGAATACATTTGCCCTGAAATCTGTGGGTCGAGTAAGTTGTAATTATGTTCCATCATGCTCAGCAACGGTAGTGAGCAATGAAATATATGTAATATAGTTAGAAAATTATAGAAGTATATTTCATGCTGGAAATGACGATGCTGAATAATCTTGGGATTATGGTTGCCCGCTTGGTTAAACTGTTGCTTGTTCCTGAAATTTTCGCAGTCCTGCCATGAGGGCATTGAAATTTAGCTCAGAAGTTGTCCAAGGAACATTAATATTCTTTTTACGAATCTTTATTTGTTGATCTTCAGTTATTCCTATTCTATACACAAACTATACGATCTTCTTGTCTCTCTGCTCGTGGTATCGTCGAGCTATTATTTGCCTATTTGCGTTTTTCCAGCTTTGGCCAGGTCAACAAAACTACATACATTTATGCACAATTGGCAGAAATTAAACAAACAAATCAACATAAGTGTTTTAACCTTTGTTCTTGTTTGTGCTCTGAGTTTATTTGATAAATTGCATGAACTAATATGTGATATAACTGCCTGCACCTAGTGAGGATCACGCGTGGGTGGAAGTAACCATTCTTTTTACAGAGTAGGTGGAGCTAACAATTTTAACATTCGGCCCCATCATTCTTGAAGAGAGAAAATAAACATATGGCTACTTACCAACGACCCTGATCCTATTTTTTCTCTGACATGTATCAGTCAGGTTCATCTATATATGTACATCTTCCCTTTGTTGCCTCTTCTTTTATAGTTGTGCTCTTGGGACAAAATTATCCGAGCTCCTGCGAGATTTGAGCACAACGTCCACAAAAAGTACCCAAAAGAGTGTTAGGAATGGAAGGAACCAGAAGCAACGGCTCTAGGATGTGAACCTGAGCACATGATTGCGGAGCTGACATGCGGTTTCGTGAATCTCTGAC
It includes:
- the LOC127293703 gene encoding ornithine aminotransferase, mitochondrial is translated as MAAAIARRGAALAMVLARRGMCSASPPAAAAAALSSEELIRMEQDCSAHNYHPIPMVFSKGEGSHIVDPEGNKYIDFLSAYSAVNQGHCHPKVLKALIEQAERLTLSSRAFYNDKFPVFAEYLTSMFGYDMMLPMNTGAEGVETAIKLARKWGYEKKKIPKDEALIVSCCGCFHGRTLGVISMSCDNDATRGFGPLVPGHLKVDFGDITGLEKIFKEHGDHICGFLFEPIQGEAGVILPPDGYLKSVRDLCSQYNILMIDDEIQTGIARTGKMLACDWEDVRPDMVILGKALGAGVVPVSAVLADKDIMLCIKPGEHGSTFGGNPLASAVAVASLKVIKDEGLVQRAAELGQEFRNQLQKVQQKFPHIIREIRGRGLLNAVDLSNKALYPASAYDICIKLKERGILAKPTHDTIIRLAPPLSISCEELAEASKALSDVFEHDLPQMQKQIKKPELEAKKPVCDRCGRDL